A genomic segment from Actinomycetota bacterium encodes:
- a CDS encoding polysaccharide biosynthesis protein, with protein sequence MSGPAERKGILNRPLAAPLGLASLDAFVIAGAVALAYWMRFEGEVPARFAATAPWMMGGALAAYLAALAAMRLYSHVWRHAGADVLIKMTAAVAAATAVLGGLDVALPRTGALAGVRIAPLGVIVATGVLVFLGCSALRLLSRTVAYVQARTPAADARRVLIVGAGDAGSLLLRDVDNQPELKWRVVGFLDDDPAKAGRLIRGVRVLGPISALAATVERERVDEVFVAMPGASQDARRVVVDECARIGVRTRVVRLFAGEAETVGVADLSAVTVEDLLGREPVEIDTAGIAGTIAGKRVLVTGAAGSIGSELARQVLALGPSALTLADVDESRLYELYLELRRGGSEAPAMRICDVRDLDKTARVIAETAPDVVFHAAAYKHVPLMEIEPDEAVRANVLGTRNVIRACEQAGVGHFVLISTDKAVDPTSVMGATKAIAELLAFDAAARGRLRVSAVRFGNVLASRGSVVPLFERQLREGGPITVTHPEVTRYFMTIPEAARLVLQAQAINRGGDLFVLEMGEPVPIVDLARKMIALSGAHAEIVFTGLRPAEKLHEVLVHDEGGLAPTGHEKVLRADAPPAPPAGLDAAVDALVDAARAGDADAVRAALAGVAPGYAPERAGE encoded by the coding sequence TGCCCGCGCGCTTCGCGGCCACGGCGCCGTGGATGATGGGCGGCGCGCTCGCCGCATACCTCGCGGCGCTCGCCGCGATGCGCCTGTACAGCCACGTGTGGCGTCACGCCGGCGCCGACGTGCTCATCAAGATGACCGCGGCTGTCGCCGCCGCCACCGCCGTGCTCGGCGGTCTCGACGTCGCGCTCCCGCGCACCGGCGCGCTGGCCGGGGTGCGCATCGCGCCCCTCGGGGTGATCGTCGCGACCGGCGTGCTCGTCTTCCTCGGCTGCAGCGCGCTGCGCCTGCTCTCGCGCACGGTCGCGTACGTCCAGGCGCGCACGCCCGCCGCCGACGCGCGCCGCGTGCTCATCGTCGGCGCGGGCGACGCGGGTTCGCTGCTGCTGCGCGACGTCGACAACCAGCCCGAGCTGAAGTGGCGCGTCGTCGGCTTCCTCGACGACGACCCCGCCAAGGCCGGGCGCCTCATCCGGGGCGTGCGCGTGCTCGGGCCGATCTCAGCGCTGGCCGCCACGGTCGAGCGCGAGCGGGTCGACGAGGTGTTCGTCGCGATGCCCGGGGCGTCGCAGGACGCCCGGCGCGTGGTCGTCGACGAGTGCGCGCGCATCGGCGTCCGCACGCGCGTGGTGCGCCTGTTCGCGGGCGAGGCCGAGACGGTGGGCGTCGCGGACCTGTCTGCCGTCACGGTCGAGGATCTGCTCGGCCGCGAGCCGGTCGAGATCGACACCGCGGGCATCGCAGGGACGATCGCCGGGAAGCGCGTGCTCGTCACCGGCGCCGCCGGGTCGATCGGCAGCGAGCTCGCACGGCAGGTGCTCGCGCTCGGGCCGTCCGCGCTCACGCTGGCCGACGTCGACGAGAGCCGGCTCTACGAGCTCTATCTCGAGTTGCGCCGCGGTGGTTCCGAGGCGCCCGCGATGCGCATCTGCGACGTGCGCGACCTCGACAAGACCGCACGCGTCATCGCCGAGACCGCGCCCGACGTGGTCTTCCACGCCGCCGCCTACAAGCACGTGCCGCTGATGGAGATCGAGCCGGACGAGGCGGTGCGAGCCAACGTGCTCGGCACGCGCAACGTCATCCGCGCCTGCGAGCAGGCCGGCGTGGGCCACTTCGTGCTCATCTCGACCGACAAGGCCGTCGACCCCACGAGCGTCATGGGGGCGACGAAGGCCATCGCGGAGCTGCTCGCGTTCGACGCGGCGGCGCGCGGGCGGCTGCGCGTGAGCGCGGTGCGCTTCGGCAACGTGCTCGCCTCGCGCGGGTCGGTGGTGCCGCTGTTCGAGCGCCAGCTGCGCGAGGGCGGGCCGATCACGGTCACGCATCCCGAGGTCACGCGCTACTTCATGACCATCCCCGAGGCCGCCCGGCTCGTTCTGCAGGCGCAGGCCATCAACCGGGGCGGCGACCTGTTCGTCCTCGAGATGGGGGAGCCGGTGCCGATCGTCGACCTCGCGCGCAAGATGATCGCGCTGTCGGGCGCGCACGCCGAGATCGTCTTCACCGGCCTGCGCCCCGCCGAGAAGCTGCACGAGGTGCTCGTCCACGACGAGGGCGGCCTCGCGCCGACCGGCCACGAGAAGGTGCTGCGCGCGGACGCGCCGCCCGCGCCGCCCGCCGGGCTCGACGCGGCCGTGGACGCGCTCGTGGACGCGGCGCGCGCCGGGGATGCCGACGCGGTGCGCGCGGCGCTCGCGGGAGTCGCGCCGGGGTATGCGCCGGAGCGCGCGGGGGAGTGA